A section of the Engystomops pustulosus chromosome 3, aEngPut4.maternal, whole genome shotgun sequence genome encodes:
- the BPNT1 gene encoding 3'(2'),5'-bisphosphate nucleotidase 1 yields the protein MLCRPLHLLTVTTLCSVRRAAFTMSSAPILLARLVATAHTVADKSGTIVRKIMSGGDLGIVEKTGANDLQTAADRLVQQSICASLARKFPKLTIIGEEDLPSEEVSEDLIETGEYEEILKAAFPSQYSSIKEEELVVWVDPLDGTKEYTEGLLDHVTVLIGIAYEGKAIAGVINQPYYNYQAGDSAVLGRTIWGVLGIGAFGFELKEVPEGQHIVTTTRSHSSKLVNDCIAAINPEKVVRVGGAGNKIIQLIEGQASAYVFASPGCKKWDTCAPEAILHAVGGKLTDIHGNSFEYHKDVKHMNSAGVLAALRNFNYYASRVPESVKQALVP from the exons ATGCTCTGCAGACCTCTGCACTTACTGACAGTCACCACTCTGTGCAGCGTCCGCAGGGCAG cgTTCACCATGTCGTCAGCTCCGATCCTGCTAGCGAGGTTGGTGGCCACGGCGCACACTGTGGCAGATAAATCCGGAACGATCGTCAGAAAGATCATGAGCGGCGGAGACCTGGGCATAGTGGAGAAG ACTGGCGCCAATGACCTACAGACGGCAGCTGATCGCCTGGTGCAGCAAAGTATCTGCGCCTCTCTGGCAAGAAAGTTTCCCAAATTAACCATCATAGGAGAAGAG GATTTGCCTTCAGAAGAAGTATCTGAGGATCTGATCGAGACAGGAGAGTATGAAGAAATCCTGAAGGCCGCGTTTCCATCGCAGTACAGCAGCATCAAAGAAGAAGAG TTGGTGGTGTGGGTGGACCCCCTGGATGGCACTAAGGAATACACAGAAG GCCTCCTGGATCATGTGACTGTTCTCATTGGGATTGCCTACGAAGGGAAAGCGATTGCCGGGGTCATTAACCAGCCCTATTATAATTACCAG GCTGGTGACAGTGCCGTCCTGGGCAGGACTATATGGGGTGTCCTGGGCATCGGAGCATTTGGTTTTGAGCTGAAGGAAGTCCCTGAAGGTCAGCACATAGTCACCACGACCCGATCGCACAGCAGTAAGCTGGTGAACGACTGTATCGCCGCCATCAACCCCGAGAAAGTAGTGCGCGTGGGGGGCGCCGGGAATAAG ATCATTCAGCTGATTGAAGGTCAGGCCTCCGCCTATGTGTTTGCCAGTCCTGGATGCAAAAAGTGGGATACGTGCGCTCCGGAGGCGATCCTGCACGCGGTAGGAG GTAAACTCACCGATATCCACGGCAACTCCTTCGAATACCACAAAGATGTGAAGCACATGAACTCCGCCGGGGTCCTGGCAGCTCTGCGCAATTTCAACTACTACGCCTCCCGGGTCCCCGAATCTGTCAAGCAAGCCCTGGTGCCCTAA